The following proteins come from a genomic window of Edaphobacter sp. 4G125:
- a CDS encoding NCS2 family permease has translation MRSRLEQYFGFTERATNWRTEILAGCTTFITMAYIIFVNPAILHETGMPIAAVTAATCLCAAFGSVLMGAFANYPLALAPGMGLNAYFTYTVVKGMHVPWQTALGAVFLSGVIFLILTFTGIRQMLVSAIPHQLHAAVAGGIGLFIAFIGFRNSGIIVPNATTTVALGNLRAPTTALAIFGLILIATLQVLRVRAAMLIGVLGTMAAGLALGQVHWAPVPYHLASLSETVFRLDVRGALRIGAAEIIFVFLFVDLFDNIGTLVAVSERANLMTPDHQIPRLNRIFFADATATIVGSLTGTSTVTSYVESSAGVAAGGRTGVTAIVTGALFLVSLFIAPLVGAIPSFATAPALILVGGLMVTGLGQIEWTDPVIAIPAFLTVTTIPLTWSIADGLSFGLTSYALLEVLTGRAKRSSWMLYLLAILFLMRFFFLHR, from the coding sequence ATGCGCTCACGACTGGAACAGTATTTTGGCTTTACGGAGCGAGCAACCAACTGGCGTACGGAGATTCTGGCTGGATGTACGACGTTCATTACGATGGCCTACATCATTTTCGTCAATCCCGCTATCTTGCATGAGACAGGGATGCCGATTGCTGCCGTCACCGCAGCCACCTGCCTGTGCGCAGCTTTTGGCAGCGTTCTGATGGGTGCCTTCGCCAACTATCCCCTGGCTCTGGCTCCCGGAATGGGGTTGAATGCTTACTTCACCTACACAGTCGTAAAGGGAATGCACGTTCCCTGGCAAACTGCCCTGGGAGCGGTTTTTCTCTCCGGAGTCATCTTTCTCATCCTCACCTTTACCGGGATTCGCCAGATGCTGGTCAGCGCAATTCCGCATCAGCTTCACGCTGCTGTAGCTGGCGGCATCGGCCTGTTTATCGCCTTCATTGGCTTCCGTAATTCTGGCATCATCGTTCCCAATGCAACGACAACGGTGGCTTTAGGAAACCTGCGGGCTCCCACGACTGCGCTCGCCATCTTCGGCCTGATCCTGATCGCGACCTTACAGGTTTTGAGGGTGCGAGCTGCCATGCTGATCGGGGTACTCGGAACGATGGCCGCCGGACTGGCCTTGGGACAGGTCCACTGGGCCCCAGTTCCCTATCACCTGGCCTCGTTGAGCGAGACCGTTTTCCGACTTGATGTTCGCGGAGCGCTTCGGATTGGAGCCGCGGAAATCATTTTTGTTTTTCTCTTCGTCGATCTCTTCGACAACATCGGCACCCTCGTCGCCGTCTCGGAACGGGCAAATCTGATGACACCCGATCATCAGATTCCGCGACTGAACCGCATCTTCTTTGCCGACGCAACTGCCACGATTGTTGGCTCGCTGACCGGAACGAGCACCGTAACCAGCTATGTCGAATCCTCCGCAGGCGTTGCAGCAGGCGGGCGGACCGGAGTAACCGCCATCGTGACAGGTGCTCTGTTTCTGGTCTCACTATTCATCGCTCCGCTTGTAGGAGCTATCCCCAGCTTCGCCACGGCACCAGCGCTGATCCTGGTTGGCGGCCTGATGGTCACCGGATTGGGCCAGATCGAATGGACCGATCCGGTGATTGCCATCCCGGCGTTTCTGACCGTTACCACCATTCCACTCACATGGTCGATTGCCGATGGTCTCAGCTTTGGACTCACCAGCTACGCTCTACTGGAAGTTCTTACCGGGAGGGCCAAACGTTCCAGCTGGATGCTCTATCTATTAGCCATTCTTTTCCTGATGCGCTTCTTCTTTCTTCATCGTTAA
- a CDS encoding sulfite exporter TauE/SafE family protein — MPAYEFTLIVFFVSTAAGLIGALTGLGGGVIVTPALTLLLGVDIRYAIGASLVSVIATSSGAAAAYVRDGLSNIRIGMFLELATTVGAICGAMLSTKIPTAALAVIFGLVLLHSAWQTSQARHDGNHETTPTPLAERLKLNGILQTENGNLAYSVSRPGAGFGLMYIAGLLSGLLGIGSGALKVIAMDRIMRIPFKVSTATSSFMIGVTGVASAAIYLKRGYIHPVIALPVMFGVLSGAMVGARLLPRLPVPVLRRIFAVIVAVIAVQMIIEGIRGKV; from the coding sequence ATGCCCGCTTACGAGTTTACGTTGATTGTTTTTTTTGTATCAACGGCCGCCGGCCTTATTGGAGCATTAACAGGCCTAGGCGGTGGAGTCATTGTTACCCCGGCCCTTACGTTGCTTCTTGGGGTCGACATTCGTTACGCCATCGGTGCCAGCTTGGTCTCAGTGATCGCAACCTCTTCTGGAGCCGCAGCGGCTTATGTTCGAGATGGATTGTCGAATATACGAATCGGCATGTTTCTCGAACTGGCAACAACCGTTGGAGCCATCTGTGGCGCGATGCTTTCTACGAAGATTCCAACGGCTGCTTTGGCGGTCATCTTTGGGCTCGTTTTATTGCACTCGGCATGGCAGACAAGCCAGGCACGGCATGACGGGAACCACGAAACGACCCCAACTCCGCTTGCAGAGAGACTGAAATTGAATGGCATTCTGCAAACGGAAAATGGGAATCTTGCTTACTCCGTATCTCGCCCAGGGGCCGGGTTTGGCTTGATGTATATTGCGGGCTTGCTCTCCGGGTTGCTCGGGATTGGCTCAGGCGCTCTCAAGGTGATTGCAATGGACCGGATCATGAGGATCCCTTTCAAGGTGTCGACTGCGACCAGCAGCTTTATGATCGGCGTCACCGGAGTGGCCAGTGCGGCTATCTACCTTAAGCGCGGATATATCCATCCTGTGATTGCATTGCCTGTCATGTTCGGAGTTCTTTCCGGGGCAATGGTGGGAGCGCGCCTTTTACCTCGGCTTCCCGTGCCCGTTCTACGGCGCATATTTGCTGTCATCGTCGCTGTCATTGCAGTCCAGATGATCATCGAAGGAATCAGGGGGAAGGTGTGA
- a CDS encoding DUF1634 domain-containing protein, with translation MEVKDPQLQRMIGFTLRSGVMVAILIGLFGGTIFFQAHREDTVAFHVFAGTKSLYASPIRTVQQALHPQVQDKENRGLAIAQVGIICLLLTPVIRVAFSLIGFALERDTAYVCITAIVLTTLTISLLMH, from the coding sequence ATGGAGGTCAAAGATCCTCAGCTTCAACGAATGATCGGATTCACTCTTCGCTCGGGAGTGATGGTCGCAATCCTGATCGGCCTTTTTGGAGGGACAATCTTCTTTCAGGCTCATCGCGAAGACACGGTCGCTTTCCATGTCTTTGCCGGAACGAAGTCGCTCTATGCCTCTCCGATACGAACGGTACAACAGGCACTCCACCCCCAGGTCCAGGATAAAGAAAATCGCGGACTCGCGATTGCACAGGTAGGAATCATCTGCCTTTTGCTGACCCCTGTGATCCGGGTGGCTTTTTCACTGATTGGATTTGCTTTGGAACGTGACACGGCTTACGTATGCATCACTGCGATCGTCTTAACGACATTAACAATTAGTTTGCTTATGCACTGA
- a CDS encoding HPF/RaiA family ribosome-associated protein has translation MQILVNGDNQISVDARLTEFVQDEVGRALGRFGGRLTRVEVHLSDHNGPKSGASPDKRCLIEARPSGWQPVSASDDANSVAEAVSNAANKMKCQLESAFGRAADKR, from the coding sequence ATGCAGATCTTGGTCAATGGCGATAACCAGATTTCGGTGGATGCACGACTCACTGAATTTGTTCAAGACGAGGTGGGACGAGCTTTAGGGCGATTTGGAGGTCGTTTGACGAGAGTAGAGGTCCACCTCAGTGATCACAATGGACCAAAGTCGGGCGCTTCACCCGACAAACGATGCCTTATTGAAGCCAGACCTTCGGGATGGCAGCCTGTCTCGGCGAGTGATGATGCGAACTCAGTCGCGGAAGCGGTATCGAACGCAGCAAACAAGATGAAATGTCAGCTTGAAAGCGCATTTGGGCGGGCTGCAGATAAGCGATAA
- the pgm gene encoding phosphoglucomutase (alpha-D-glucose-1,6-bisphosphate-dependent) has protein sequence MSSSDRNQPGHLPSLDTLVDIPRLITAYYALHPDTSVPAQKVAFGTSGHRGSAFAASFNDDHIAAITQAIVEYRTGQHTIGPLFLARDTHALSEPAFTTALEVLAANNVEVMIDEHLGYTPTPVLSHAILTHNANPKLHRADGIVITPSHNPPEDGGFKYNPPHGGPADTAATKWIENRANEIIASGLKDVKRISYARALSADKTYRHDYITAYVNDLTNVIDFSVLHGTKLKLAVDPLGGAGVHYWPRIAEKYNLPLEILNRNVDPTFRFMTLDWDGRIRMDCSSPYAMASMIANKEKYDVAWASDTDHDRHGIVTRSAGLLNPNHYLAVMIQYLFTHRPEWKDTTAIGKTLVSSSIIDRVAKGLNRPVLEVPVGFKWFVDGLIDGSLGFGGEESAGASFLRRNGIVWTTDKDGIIPGLLAAEMTVRTGRDPGELYQELTAKYGSPVYQRIDAAANKEQKAKLGKLSASQVTAKELAGEPITAILTEAPGNHAPIGGLKVATANGWFAARPSGTEDVYKIYAESFKGADHLKQIQAEAQALVDAAIA, from the coding sequence ATGAGTTCATCTGATCGCAATCAACCTGGCCACCTTCCTTCGCTCGATACCCTTGTAGATATCCCTCGCCTCATCACCGCGTATTACGCGCTTCATCCCGATACCAGCGTGCCAGCGCAAAAGGTTGCATTCGGAACCTCTGGGCATCGCGGTTCGGCATTTGCCGCATCGTTCAATGACGATCACATCGCTGCAATTACGCAGGCGATTGTTGAATATCGCACGGGCCAGCATACGATTGGGCCTCTGTTTCTTGCCCGTGACACCCATGCTCTCTCAGAGCCTGCCTTCACCACTGCGCTTGAGGTTCTCGCCGCCAACAACGTTGAAGTCATGATCGACGAACATCTGGGCTACACGCCAACGCCTGTGCTCTCTCACGCGATCCTGACTCACAATGCCAATCCGAAGCTGCACCGTGCCGATGGCATTGTGATCACACCCTCTCATAATCCTCCAGAGGATGGCGGCTTCAAATACAACCCTCCCCATGGCGGACCTGCCGATACCGCCGCCACAAAATGGATTGAGAACCGCGCCAACGAGATCATTGCGAGCGGCCTGAAGGATGTTAAACGCATTTCATACGCTCGTGCGCTGAGCGCTGACAAGACCTATCGGCACGACTACATCACCGCTTATGTAAACGACCTGACCAACGTGATCGACTTCTCTGTTTTACATGGGACGAAGCTCAAACTCGCCGTCGATCCGCTTGGAGGTGCAGGAGTTCATTACTGGCCGAGGATTGCCGAGAAATACAACCTTCCCCTGGAGATTCTCAACCGCAACGTCGATCCCACCTTCCGGTTTATGACTCTCGATTGGGATGGCCGTATCCGTATGGACTGCTCCAGTCCATACGCCATGGCCAGCATGATCGCCAATAAAGAGAAGTATGACGTGGCCTGGGCCTCCGACACCGACCATGATCGACATGGCATCGTCACTCGATCTGCCGGCCTGCTGAATCCGAATCACTATCTGGCAGTCATGATCCAGTACCTCTTCACCCACCGTCCAGAGTGGAAGGATACAACCGCAATCGGCAAGACTCTCGTTTCTTCCAGCATCATCGACCGAGTCGCCAAAGGACTCAATCGCCCCGTGCTCGAGGTTCCCGTCGGCTTCAAATGGTTCGTCGACGGCCTGATCGACGGCTCGCTCGGTTTTGGAGGAGAGGAATCGGCTGGTGCTAGTTTCCTTCGCCGGAACGGAATCGTCTGGACTACCGACAAAGATGGCATCATTCCCGGCCTCCTTGCCGCCGAGATGACCGTCCGCACAGGACGCGATCCAGGAGAGCTCTACCAGGAGCTAACTGCTAAATACGGGTCACCCGTTTATCAGCGTATCGACGCAGCTGCCAACAAGGAACAGAAGGCCAAGCTCGGCAAACTTTCTGCCTCGCAGGTCACAGCAAAAGAACTTGCGGGCGAACCAATTACGGCAATTCTGACAGAAGCTCCGGGTAACCATGCACCAATCGGCGGCCTGAAAGTTGCAACCGCGAACGGCTGGTTTGCGGCACGCCCCTCCGGCACAGAAGACGTCTACAAGATCTATGCCGAAAGCTTCAAAGGTGCGGATCACCTGAAGCAGATTCAGGCTGAAGCACAAGCCTTGGTCGATGCCGCAATTGCATAG
- a CDS encoding DNRLRE domain-containing protein, with amino-acid sequence MFRWWTGFLILLLSVHASAIEATLVADAHINSARPTANSGTISNLNVGGGYTTLLQFDLGTLPTGTTASQISRAVLRLFCNRADAPGMVNLALISAGWGEYSVTYATRPGLAAPVQSFPVNQAGAYVTVDVTPLVQGWIAVPSGNNGIALTSDTGILQFDSKENDLTGHAPALEIQLVSQGPKGDTGATGATGLQGAEGPVGPQGPIGLTGAVGSPGARGDTGVSGPKGDMGPVGPQGPQGLQGVPGPQGESGPAGPAGQPGMGYQGTFSLVKTYSYGDVVFWQGSSYASLVNGNFGNVPTTGSVWWGPLSSQGATGAQGAIGPPGPVGMTFRGLYSSSVTYAAGDGVTYDGAGYVSLTNGNQGNLPDQAPAVWGKFAAGTQGPPGVTGVQGIQGPQGVQGPVGPQGSVGATGPQGLQGPSGPAGVSFKGAWSVATSYVANDAVFYDGSTYFAFVTNIGVQPDTSTTVWGLLAQKGSAGATGPGGQAATVSVGTVTTGAPGTPASVTNSGTSAAAVFNFTIPQGAAASGGASNGSASFASVYHAVSFTTPYYSISNTNQAANETAAVLTWIPEGCGATSLAVYSQQGNTITVTMRMGIPGSLANTSLSCSVSTGSSCTSPVSVTIPAGNFVDLIVTGANGTSAGVWTSLLCN; translated from the coding sequence ATGTTTCGGTGGTGGACGGGGTTCCTGATACTACTTCTCTCGGTCCATGCATCGGCCATTGAAGCAACATTAGTAGCAGACGCACATATTAATTCGGCCCGACCAACCGCAAATAGCGGAACTATTTCGAATCTGAATGTAGGAGGCGGATATACAACCCTCCTTCAGTTTGATCTGGGGACTCTGCCGACAGGGACTACAGCTTCTCAGATCTCCCGAGCAGTACTTCGACTCTTTTGCAATCGAGCGGATGCGCCAGGCATGGTTAACCTTGCTTTGATCAGCGCAGGCTGGGGCGAGTACAGCGTTACCTATGCAACACGTCCTGGGTTGGCTGCCCCTGTACAGTCGTTTCCAGTCAATCAAGCCGGAGCCTATGTGACGGTTGATGTAACGCCTTTGGTGCAGGGGTGGATCGCCGTGCCTTCCGGCAACAATGGCATCGCTCTCACGTCGGATACGGGTATCTTGCAGTTCGATAGCAAAGAAAATGATCTGACCGGTCATGCTCCTGCGCTTGAGATTCAGCTCGTATCGCAAGGGCCAAAGGGAGATACAGGGGCAACCGGAGCAACGGGATTGCAGGGGGCGGAGGGACCTGTCGGCCCGCAAGGTCCGATCGGCCTAACGGGAGCTGTTGGGTCCCCCGGGGCGAGAGGTGACACAGGAGTGAGTGGACCTAAGGGGGATATGGGACCGGTGGGTCCACAGGGCCCCCAGGGACTTCAGGGGGTACCGGGGCCACAAGGAGAGAGTGGTCCTGCCGGGCCAGCAGGACAGCCGGGAATGGGTTATCAAGGAACCTTTTCCCTTGTTAAGACCTATTCGTATGGCGATGTCGTCTTCTGGCAGGGAAGCAGTTACGCTTCGCTCGTCAACGGTAATTTTGGAAACGTCCCGACGACAGGCTCTGTGTGGTGGGGACCTCTCAGTTCTCAGGGGGCGACAGGTGCTCAAGGGGCAATCGGGCCTCCAGGTCCTGTGGGCATGACCTTTCGTGGTCTTTACTCTTCATCGGTCACTTATGCGGCTGGTGACGGCGTGACCTACGATGGCGCCGGGTATGTATCTCTGACGAATGGAAACCAGGGAAATCTTCCGGACCAGGCTCCTGCTGTCTGGGGAAAGTTTGCAGCGGGAACGCAAGGACCTCCTGGAGTGACTGGCGTCCAGGGAATTCAAGGTCCACAGGGAGTTCAGGGGCCAGTGGGTCCTCAAGGATCTGTGGGAGCAACTGGACCCCAAGGGTTACAAGGTCCTTCAGGACCGGCCGGAGTGAGCTTTAAAGGGGCATGGTCGGTGGCGACAAGTTATGTCGCAAATGACGCGGTCTTCTATGACGGCAGCACCTATTTCGCATTCGTGACGAATATTGGAGTGCAACCGGATACCTCCACAACGGTCTGGGGATTGTTGGCTCAGAAAGGAAGCGCAGGGGCAACCGGTCCGGGCGGGCAGGCAGCTACGGTCAGTGTCGGGACAGTTACAACAGGAGCGCCAGGAACTCCGGCTTCGGTGACGAACTCCGGTACTTCTGCTGCGGCGGTTTTCAACTTTACGATTCCGCAAGGGGCAGCAGCCAGCGGCGGGGCAAGCAATGGAAGCGCCTCCTTTGCATCGGTCTATCACGCGGTTTCATTTACTACGCCGTATTACTCCATCAGCAATACAAACCAGGCGGCGAATGAGACTGCTGCTGTTCTGACCTGGATTCCTGAGGGGTGTGGGGCAACATCATTAGCAGTCTATTCGCAGCAGGGCAATACTATTACGGTGACGATGCGCATGGGAATACCAGGTTCACTTGCGAATACGTCCTTATCCTGTTCGGTTTCCACGGGCTCGAGCTGTACCTCACCGGTCAGCGTTACGATTCCCGCGGGAAACTTCGTCGACCTGATCGTCACAGGAGCGAACGGAACCTCGGCAGGCGTCTGGACCTCATTGTTGTGTAATTAA
- a CDS encoding glycoside hydrolase family 88/105 protein yields MGLFRVAAFGCAIGFQAIWCAGAWAEGALKIDQPSAKMAESVMRQWPNGVVSTQNHPSAWGYEEGVLLDGMAAQWHTTANGDDYRYIKAAVDKYVTEDGTIKTYHADAHSLDEIEMGRSVLLVYRVSQQPKYYKAAKFIHDQLASQPRTSSGGYWHKQIYPNQMWLDGAYMAEPFRAEYAATFQQPEDFNDIAKQLLLMDQHMRDARTGLLRHGWDESKQMKWADPKTGLSPEAWGRAMGWYAMALVDVLDWFPVDHPDRPELVRALNRVAKSIVTYQDKKTSLWWQVLDKSSQKGNFTEASASCMFVYSLAKGVRMGYLPQADLSAARRGWSAIQAAFVTATPDGLTALKGTVKVGGLGGTPYRSGTFDYYIGEKTILNDAKGIGAFLLAGSEMAQAPTEALGQGKTVLVDAWFNSQTRKNAAGQAELFHYKWDDDANSGFAFFGRAFQRYGVRLDTLKTAPTVADLKKAQIYIISSPDIPAKNPHPNYMDKASGDAIEAWVKAGGVLILMENDKNNSEFEHFNTLSERFGIHFNAVLRNTVDNNNWPQGTVMIPKGTGIFEYAHKAYLKEISTITPEAPAKSILTDQGDVLMAVAKVGKGIVFAVVDPWIYNEYVDRRNNLPLDFDGFDAAIDLAGWAVRQAK; encoded by the coding sequence ATGGGGTTGTTTCGAGTTGCGGCTTTTGGATGTGCCATTGGGTTCCAGGCGATTTGGTGTGCCGGAGCCTGGGCTGAGGGAGCGCTGAAGATCGATCAGCCATCTGCGAAGATGGCTGAATCCGTGATGCGCCAATGGCCAAACGGCGTAGTCTCGACACAAAATCATCCATCTGCTTGGGGATATGAAGAAGGTGTTTTATTGGACGGAATGGCCGCACAATGGCACACTACCGCCAATGGCGACGACTACCGTTACATCAAGGCCGCAGTCGATAAGTACGTCACAGAAGATGGAACCATCAAGACCTATCATGCGGATGCTCACAGTTTGGATGAGATTGAGATGGGGCGGTCTGTACTGCTGGTCTATCGTGTGAGCCAGCAGCCAAAGTACTACAAGGCGGCGAAGTTCATTCACGATCAGCTTGCGTCGCAGCCCAGAACTTCAAGTGGAGGCTACTGGCACAAGCAGATTTATCCGAACCAGATGTGGCTCGATGGCGCTTATATGGCCGAACCGTTTCGCGCCGAGTATGCCGCGACCTTTCAACAGCCGGAAGATTTCAACGACATTGCCAAGCAACTTCTGTTGATGGACCAGCACATGCGTGACGCAAGAACAGGTTTGTTGCGTCATGGATGGGACGAATCGAAACAGATGAAATGGGCCGACCCGAAGACTGGACTGTCCCCTGAAGCATGGGGAAGAGCGATGGGGTGGTATGCGATGGCTCTGGTGGACGTGTTGGACTGGTTTCCAGTCGATCATCCTGACCGTCCTGAGCTTGTTCGTGCTCTGAATCGCGTGGCGAAATCGATTGTGACTTATCAGGATAAGAAGACGAGTCTCTGGTGGCAGGTACTGGATAAAAGCTCGCAGAAGGGGAACTTTACCGAAGCCTCAGCGAGCTGCATGTTTGTATATTCGCTTGCGAAAGGCGTCCGCATGGGATACCTTCCGCAAGCCGATCTATCTGCCGCTCGTCGTGGCTGGAGTGCGATTCAGGCTGCGTTCGTGACGGCAACTCCCGATGGACTAACAGCCCTGAAAGGAACGGTGAAGGTCGGCGGACTAGGAGGTACACCCTACCGTTCAGGAACTTTCGATTACTACATCGGAGAGAAAACGATCCTCAATGATGCAAAGGGCATCGGAGCATTTTTGCTCGCTGGATCGGAGATGGCGCAGGCTCCGACAGAAGCTTTGGGGCAAGGAAAAACTGTTCTCGTGGATGCGTGGTTCAACTCGCAGACGCGAAAGAATGCTGCAGGTCAGGCGGAGCTTTTCCACTACAAATGGGATGACGATGCCAACTCGGGCTTTGCCTTCTTTGGCCGCGCCTTTCAGCGTTATGGTGTAAGGCTCGATACGTTAAAAACGGCGCCGACCGTAGCCGATTTAAAGAAAGCCCAGATCTATATCATCTCTTCTCCAGACATCCCCGCTAAGAATCCTCACCCGAACTATATGGATAAAGCGAGTGGAGATGCGATTGAAGCCTGGGTCAAGGCGGGCGGGGTTTTGATTCTGATGGAAAATGATAAGAACAACTCAGAGTTTGAGCATTTCAATACTCTGAGCGAGCGTTTTGGCATCCACTTTAATGCGGTTCTGCGAAATACGGTCGACAATAACAACTGGCCACAGGGAACAGTGATGATTCCGAAGGGAACCGGAATCTTCGAATACGCCCACAAGGCATATCTCAAAGAGATTTCTACGATCACTCCGGAGGCTCCTGCCAAGTCGATCCTGACCGATCAAGGAGACGTTCTTATGGCCGTGGCCAAGGTGGGCAAGGGAATCGTGTTTGCTGTAGTTGATCCATGGATTTACAACGAGTACGTGGACCGCAGAAACAACCTGCCATTAGATTTCGATGGGTTTGATGCAGCGATTGATCTGGCGGGATGGGCAGTGCGACAGGCGAAATGA
- a CDS encoding Hpt domain-containing protein encodes MDQASTPDPAIHSFLQEIWQRHLPSTRARLDLLEDAIRTMLNGNLAEAMRAEAQSAAHKLSGNLGMFGYIEAGEAASEIEHIFKQPTPEKLPHLVSFMQQLRSLLAPHL; translated from the coding sequence ATGGACCAAGCCTCCACCCCTGATCCCGCGATTCATAGCTTTCTACAGGAGATATGGCAACGCCATCTCCCATCAACACGTGCCCGCCTCGATCTTCTCGAAGATGCCATTCGCACAATGCTCAATGGAAACCTTGCGGAGGCGATGCGTGCCGAAGCGCAATCCGCGGCGCATAAGCTCTCTGGCAATCTCGGCATGTTCGGGTATATCGAGGCCGGAGAGGCAGCCAGCGAGATTGAACACATCTTCAAGCAGCCGACTCCAGAGAAACTCCCTCATCTGGTTTCTTTTATGCAGCAGCTCCGATCGCTCCTCGCGCCGCACCTGTAA
- a CDS encoding response regulator translates to MRRILIIDDEDDIREVASLSLEATAGWQVFSASSGEQGIEMARIHQPDAILMDVMMPGQDGPDTFLQMQEIPAISHIPVLLLTAKVQGMDRRRFADLGVAAVLFKPFDPLTLAAQITEALHWGSALSNSALK, encoded by the coding sequence ATGCGCCGAATCCTGATTATTGATGACGAAGACGATATCCGTGAAGTGGCCTCTCTCTCTCTGGAGGCGACAGCAGGATGGCAGGTTTTTTCTGCTTCTTCTGGCGAGCAAGGGATTGAGATGGCAAGAATTCATCAGCCGGATGCGATCCTGATGGACGTGATGATGCCGGGTCAGGATGGCCCTGATACCTTCCTCCAAATGCAGGAGATTCCAGCCATCTCTCACATCCCTGTCTTGCTGCTGACTGCAAAAGTACAGGGCATGGACCGGCGGCGCTTCGCGGACCTGGGAGTTGCAGCTGTTCTCTTCAAACCATTCGACCCGCTCACCCTTGCTGCACAGATTACGGAAGCCCTGCACTGGGGTTCTGCACTCTCAAATTCTGCGCTGAAATAG